The Thermomonospora amylolytica sequence ATGCCCTGGAAGACCCGCAGCACCGCCGAGGTCGACGCCCTGCTGGAGGGCCTGGAGCCGGTCGAACCGGGCCTCGGCGACATCAACGACTGGCGCCCCGACCCCGACCAGCCCCCGCTGGCCCCCGTCCCCGAAGAGCTGAAGCAGTACGTCGGGGCCTCCAAGCTCCGCAACGACCTGCACGAGTACGGCGGCCTGCTCCGCAAGCCCTGACCCGTCTCCGAGACCGCCCCGCGCCCGCCCGCCGGGAGGAACGCGTCAGGCGGGCTTGCGGGCGATGAGGAGGAGGGCGCCGGCCAGGGCGCCCAGGAGCTGGCAGCAGGCGATGGCCAGCAGGAGGCCGGTGGCGCCGAGGTGGGCGGCCAGGGCGCCGGTGAGGGCGGCGCCGAGGGCGGCCGAGCCGATCTTGAGGCTGCCGCCGGTGGTGTTGACCTGGCCGAGCCGGTCCGCGGGGGCCTCGCGCTGGCGGACGGTCAGGGTCGCGGCGAACACCGGCCCGTCGCACACGCCCGCCAGGGCGAACCCGGCCAGCGCCCAGGGCATCGACGGGGCCAGCGTGATCGACGCCAGCGCCAGCCCGAACGCGACCATGCCGGCCAGCAGCACCCGTTCGGCCCGCCGCGCCGACAGCCAGCGGGCCGAGGCCAGCGATCCGGCCAGCGACCCGGCGGCGAACGCGACGATGAGCCGGCCGCCCGCACCGGCCGGCTCCCCGAGATGCTCGGCGAACAGCACGGCGGTGACCGCGACGCCGCCCATGCCGAGGAACGCCATCGTGGTCGCGCAGGTCACGGCCCGCAGCACCCGGTTGGCCGCCAGCACCACCAGACCGCCGGCGATCACCTCCAGGAGCGGCCACCGGGCGTCCGGCGGGCGCGGGCCGGCGGGCGGCGCCGGGGGAA is a genomic window containing:
- a CDS encoding MFS transporter, with the translated sequence MTPRAPVHTVHLGAATLLRVSAEGLGTGLVLVVQARTGQAALAGFLQAGVMLPYVVAGPAVGHALDRTRRPRTFALALAGCYVLAAALLMLVAGRVPLLLALVLAVAVGCTEPIVVALTGLLPRFVPAHRLTGAYGLEAATYNVAAITGPGLAAALAAGPGAGYAGLAVVGSAALGLVLLPFLAVPPAPPAGPRPPDARWPLLEVIAGGLVVLAANRVLRAVTCATTMAFLGMGGVAVTAVLFAEHLGEPAGAGGRLIVAFAAGSLAGSLASARWLSARRAERVLLAGMVAFGLALASITLAPSMPWALAGFALAGVCDGPVFAATLTVRQREAPADRLGQVNTTGGSLKIGSAALGAALTGALAAHLGATGLLLAIACCQLLGALAGALLLIARKPA